Proteins encoded by one window of Arabidopsis thaliana chromosome 2, partial sequence:
- a CDS encoding Plastid-lipid associated protein PAP / fibrillin family protein (Plastid-lipid associated protein PAP / fibrillin family protein; FUNCTIONS IN: structural molecule activity; INVOLVED IN: biological_process unknown; LOCATED IN: thylakoid, chloroplast, plastoglobule; EXPRESSED IN: 22 plant structures; EXPRESSED DURING: 13 growth stages; CONTAINS InterPro DOMAIN/s: Plastid lipid-associated protein/fibrillin (InterPro:IPR006843); BEST Arabidopsis thaliana protein match is: plastoglobulin 34kD (TAIR:AT3G58010.1); Has 35333 Blast hits to 34131 proteins in 2444 species: Archae - 798; Bacteria - 22429; Metazoa - 974; Fungi - 991; Plants - 531; Viruses - 0; Other Eukaryotes - 9610 (source: NCBI BLink).), which yields MQRIDVNERITSLERLNPTPRPTTSPCFEGRWNFEWFGSGSPGLLAARVIFERFPSTLANLSRMEILIKDANAKATANIKLLNSIESKIILSSKLTVEGPLRLKEEYVEGMLETPTVIEEAVPEQLKSALGQAATTLQQLPALIKDTLASGLRIPLSGSFERFFMISYLDEEILIVRDTEGVPEVLTRIETPSSTVVETIEYDS from the exons ATGCAAAGGATCGATGTTAATGAGAGGATTACGAGTCTAGAGCGGCTTAATCCAACTCCGAGACCAACCAC GTCTCCTTGTTTCGAAGGCAGGTGGAATTTTGAGTGGTTTGGATCTGGAAGTCCTGGTTTACTCGCTGCTCGAGTTATATTCGA GAGGTTTCCTTCAACATTGGCGAATTTATCAAGAATGGAGATACTGATCAAGGATGCTAACGCAAAGGCGACTgcaaatatcaaacttttgaaCTCG ATAGAAAGCAAAATCATTCTGTCATCAAAATTGACTGTTGAGGGACCACTGAgattgaaagaagaatatgTTGAAGGTATGCTTGAAACTCCAACAGTCATTGAAGAAGCAGTTCCTGAACAGCTAAAAAGCGCTTTGGGACAAGCTGCCACAACGTTGCAGCAGCTTCCTGCTCTTATCAAGGATACTCTAGCCAGTGGTCTGAGAATTCCCCTTA GTGGATCCTTTGAAAGATTTTTCATGATATCTTATCTAGATGAAGAGATTCTT ATAGTAAGAGATACCGAAGGAGTGCCTGAAGTTCTAACGAGGATAGAAACACCATCATCGACCGTTGTAGAAACTATCGAATATGATAGTTAG
- a CDS encoding Plastid-lipid associated protein PAP / fibrillin family protein (Plastid-lipid associated protein PAP / fibrillin family protein; FUNCTIONS IN: structural molecule activity; INVOLVED IN: biological_process unknown; LOCATED IN: thylakoid, chloroplast, plastoglobule; EXPRESSED IN: 22 plant structures; EXPRESSED DURING: 13 growth stages; CONTAINS InterPro DOMAIN/s: Plastid lipid-associated protein/fibrillin (InterPro:IPR006843); BEST Arabidopsis thaliana protein match is: plastoglobulin 34kD (TAIR:AT3G58010.1); Has 81 Blast hits to 81 proteins in 19 species: Archae - 0; Bacteria - 0; Metazoa - 0; Fungi - 0; Plants - 76; Viruses - 0; Other Eukaryotes - 5 (source: NCBI BLink).) translates to MALIHGSVPGTSAVRLVFSTSASPSRFCLNVPVVKQGWKNSCRRRVLRAMVQETVQGSPLVYAREMERLSAKESLLLALKDAGGFEALVTGKTTNMQRIDVNERITSLERLNPTPRPTTSPCFEGRWNFEWFGSGSPGLLAARVIFERFPSTLANLSRMEILIKDANAKATANIKLLNSIESKIILSSKLTVEGPLRLKEEYVEGMLETPTVIEEAVPEQLKSALGQAATTLQQLPALIKDTLASGLRIPLSKLLYPFFIHLTIFRSNLH, encoded by the exons atggcgtTGATACATGGTTCGGTTCCTGGTACGTCTGCGGTTCGATTGGTTTTTTCAACCTCAGCGTCACCGTCGAGATTTTGTCTCAATGTTCCGGTGGTGAAGCAGGGTTGGAAGAATTCGTGCCGGAGAAGGGTTTTAAGAGCAATGGTGCAGGAAACAGTTCAAGGATCTCCTTTGGTTTACGCCAGAGAAATGGAGCGCCTTTCTGCTAAGGAATCGCTACTTCTCGCT TTGAAGGATGCTGGAGGCTTTGAGGCTTTAGTTACAGGGAAAACAACTAATATGCAAAGGATCGATGTTAATGAGAGGATTACGAGTCTAGAGCGGCTTAATCCAACTCCGAGACCAACCAC GTCTCCTTGTTTCGAAGGCAGGTGGAATTTTGAGTGGTTTGGATCTGGAAGTCCTGGTTTACTCGCTGCTCGAGTTATATTCGA GAGGTTTCCTTCAACATTGGCGAATTTATCAAGAATGGAGATACTGATCAAGGATGCTAACGCAAAGGCGACTgcaaatatcaaacttttgaaCTCG ATAGAAAGCAAAATCATTCTGTCATCAAAATTGACTGTTGAGGGACCACTGAgattgaaagaagaatatgTTGAAGGTATGCTTGAAACTCCAACAGTCATTGAAGAAGCAGTTCCTGAACAGCTAAAAAGCGCTTTGGGACAAGCTGCCACAACGTTGCAGCAGCTTCCTGCTCTTATCAAGGATACTCTAGCCAGTGGTCTGAGAATTCCCCTTAGTAAGCTACTTTATCcattttttatacatttaacCATTTTCCGCTCAAATCTGCACTGA
- a CDS encoding VQ motif-containing protein (VQ motif-containing protein; CONTAINS InterPro DOMAIN/s: VQ (InterPro:IPR008889); BEST Arabidopsis thaliana protein match is: VQ motif-containing protein (TAIR:AT3G58000.1); Has 70 Blast hits to 70 proteins in 12 species: Archae - 0; Bacteria - 0; Metazoa - 0; Fungi - 0; Plants - 70; Viruses - 0; Other Eukaryotes - 0 (source: NCBI BLink).), translating into MEIEATTVQKRRSLPTIAMHKQSRTLTKSKPKIRIIHIFAPEIIKTDVANFREIVQNLTGKQDHHHHDLPHQKGLKRNPRSRRSHDHHEVHDMNKSHGFCINSDEEEEGMVSMTWNGNGDESSGGFLNGLGDLDGFIQELGEFPYLPFTIDPAVASSSHLHGNVFAEPHHYA; encoded by the coding sequence ATGGAAATTGAAGCTACTACTGttcagaaaagaagaagcttaccaACAATAGCCATGCACAAACAGTCAAGAACACTCACCAAATCTAAACCTAAGATCCGAATCATTCACATATTCGCACCGGAGATCATTAAGACCGATGTCGCCAACTTCCGGGAAATCGTCCAGAATCTCACCGGGAAAcaagatcatcatcaccacgATCTCCCCCACCAAAAGGGTCTcaaaagaaaccctagatctagAAGAAGTCATGATCATCATGAAGTCCATGACATGAACAAGAGCCATGGATTTTGCATAAACtcagatgaagaggaagaagggaTGGTGTCGATGACGTGGAACGGAAATGGTGACGAGAGCTCCGGTGGGTTCTTGAACGGGTTAGGAGATCTCGACGGCTTCATTCAGGAGCTAGGTGAATTTCCTTATTTACCCTTCACCATTGACCCTGCCGTTGCTTCTTCCTCCCACTTACATGGCAACGTTTTCGCAGAACCTCACCATTACGCCTAA
- a CDS encoding Plastid-lipid associated protein PAP / fibrillin family protein (Plastid-lipid associated protein PAP / fibrillin family protein; FUNCTIONS IN: structural molecule activity; INVOLVED IN: biological_process unknown; LOCATED IN: thylakoid, chloroplast stroma, chloroplast, plastoglobule; EXPRESSED IN: 22 plant structures; EXPRESSED DURING: 13 growth stages; CONTAINS InterPro DOMAIN/s: Plastid lipid-associated protein/fibrillin (InterPro:IPR006843); BEST Arabidopsis thaliana protein match is: plastoglobulin 34kD (TAIR:AT3G58010.1); Has 35333 Blast hits to 34131 proteins in 2444 species: Archae - 798; Bacteria - 22429; Metazoa - 974; Fungi - 991; Plants - 531; Viruses - 0; Other Eukaryotes - 9610 (source: NCBI BLink).): MVQETVQGSPLVYAREMERLSAKESLLLAEQSSVCLELSNYFCPEAIYVQLKDAGGFEALVTGKTTNMQRIDVNERITSLERLNPTPRPTTSPCFEGRWNFEWFGSGSPGLLAARVIFERFPSTLANLSRMEILIKDANAKATANIKLLNSIESKIILSSKLTVEGPLRLKEEYVEGMLETPTVIEEAVPEQLKSALGQAATTLQQLPALIKDTLASGLRIPLSGSFERFFMISYLDEEILIVRDTEGVPEVLTRIETPSSTVVETIEYDS, translated from the exons ATGGTGCAGGAAACAGTTCAAGGATCTCCTTTGGTTTACGCCAGAGAAATGGAGCGCCTTTCTGCTAAGGAATCGCTACTTCTCGCT GAACAGAGCTCTGTGTGTTTGGAACTGTCAAACTATTTTTGTCCTGAAGCCATCTATGTACAGTTGAAGGATGCTGGAGGCTTTGAGGCTTTAGTTACAGGGAAAACAACTAATATGCAAAGGATCGATGTTAATGAGAGGATTACGAGTCTAGAGCGGCTTAATCCAACTCCGAGACCAACCAC GTCTCCTTGTTTCGAAGGCAGGTGGAATTTTGAGTGGTTTGGATCTGGAAGTCCTGGTTTACTCGCTGCTCGAGTTATATTCGA GAGGTTTCCTTCAACATTGGCGAATTTATCAAGAATGGAGATACTGATCAAGGATGCTAACGCAAAGGCGACTgcaaatatcaaacttttgaaCTCG ATAGAAAGCAAAATCATTCTGTCATCAAAATTGACTGTTGAGGGACCACTGAgattgaaagaagaatatgTTGAAGGTATGCTTGAAACTCCAACAGTCATTGAAGAAGCAGTTCCTGAACAGCTAAAAAGCGCTTTGGGACAAGCTGCCACAACGTTGCAGCAGCTTCCTGCTCTTATCAAGGATACTCTAGCCAGTGGTCTGAGAATTCCCCTTA GTGGATCCTTTGAAAGATTTTTCATGATATCTTATCTAGATGAAGAGATTCTT ATAGTAAGAGATACCGAAGGAGTGCCTGAAGTTCTAACGAGGATAGAAACACCATCATCGACCGTTGTAGAAACTATCGAATATGATAGTTAG
- a CDS encoding DNA-binding bromodomain-containing protein (DNA-binding bromodomain-containing protein; FUNCTIONS IN: DNA binding; LOCATED IN: nucleus; EXPRESSED IN: 12 plant structures; EXPRESSED DURING: LP.04 four leaves visible, F mature embryo stage, petal differentiation and expansion stage, E expanded cotyledon stage, D bilateral stage; CONTAINS InterPro DOMAIN/s: SANT, DNA-binding (InterPro:IPR001005), Myb, DNA-binding (InterPro:IPR014778), Bromodomain (InterPro:IPR001487); BEST Arabidopsis thaliana protein match is: DNA-binding bromodomain-containing protein (TAIR:AT3G57980.1); Has 2988 Blast hits to 2572 proteins in 258 species: Archae - 0; Bacteria - 77; Metazoa - 1744; Fungi - 298; Plants - 259; Viruses - 10; Other Eukaryotes - 600 (source: NCBI BLink).): MAKPENDVTLTEKQTWSTWEELLLACAVHRHGTESWNSVSAEIQKLSPNLCSLTASACRHKYFDLKSRFTQELPVPESVAEISTAPWLEELRKLRVDELRREVEQYDLSISTLQSKVKQLEEEREMSFIKPDTETENLDLERKKERSDSGEPVPNPPVQLMNETISPDPKEIGSENTEREEEMAGSGGGESKLAGEDSCRGSCESVEKEPTTNSERVEPVSVTELIESEDGASRGEEITSDVQSSASLPRKGTSEPDKEDQSPTSAKDFTVESQPLISFVEILLSHPCGSHFSRRLERQETIEYGTIIREHVDFEIIRKRVEGGLYKSWRINFFRDLLLLVNNARVFYHRGSSEFKFAEQLHQLVKKQMTTTLKGLSNRDEISISPPKEEVVAIPSSKPVSSKPRMSVPNIVACRKRSALAAKPLLLLPPGPDKKAKKTDHVVDYDEKPVSDKDGEASGKDDDDSLIVKIMTRGRTSSTGKVANRNDKNRDSSLNVDDSKDKVKKTDEEKKGGSKKKRAASFLRRMKVGSSDDTLKRSSAADSSTTGKGGGAEQRKNNSNKADNKKTPIPKIRQTNKKASPVKRSNNGRNSEREAAPSSSSYPILAKRSRDAGEKEEASSYSPRLKKRARR, translated from the exons atggCAAAGCCGGAAAATGACGTCACCTTAACCGAGAAACAAACATGGAGCACATGGGAAGAGCTTCTTCTCGCCTGCGCCGTACACCGTCACGGTACCGAATCATGGAACTCTGTTTCCGCCGAAATCCAGAAACTGAGTCCCAACCTCTGTTCCCTCACCGCCTCCGCTTGCCGCCACAAGTACTTCGACCTCAAAAGCCGGTTCACCCAAGAGCTGCCCGTACCGGAATCCGTCGCTGAGATCTCAACCGCTCCTTGGCTAGAGGAGTTAAGGAAGCTCCGCGTCGATGAGCTCCGTCGCGAAGTTGAACAGTACGATTTATCTATCTCCACGTTGCAGTCGAAGGTGAAGCaattggaagaagagagagagatgagtttCATTAAACCGGACACGGAAACCGAGAATTTAGATCtagagaggaagaaagagcGTAGCGATTCCGGTGAACCAGTCCCAAACCCGCCGGTTCAGCTAATGAACGAAACCATTTCTCCAGATCCCAAAGAAATCGGATCGGAAAACACGGAGAGGGAGGAGGAAATGGCCGGAAGCGGCGGCGGAGAATCGAAGCTTGCCGGAGAGGATTCTTGTAGAGGAAGCTGTGAAAGTGTGGAGAAGGAACCGACGACGAACTCGGAGAGAGTTGAACCGGTGAGTGTGACCGAGTTGATAGAGTCGGAGGACGGAGCGAGTCGTGGAGAGGAGATTACTAGTGATGTGCAGAGCTCGGCGAGCTTGCCAAGAAAGGGAACGTCGGAGCCGGATAAGGAAGATCAATCTCCGACGAGCGCCAAAGATTTCACCGTTGAATCACAGCCGTTGATTAGTTTTGTCGAGATTCTTCTGTCTCATCCCTGTGGTTCCCACTTTTCGCGCCGACTCGAACGTCAG GAAACAATTGAGTACGGTACAATAATTAGAGAGCACGTAGATTTTGAGATAATTCGGAAGCGAGTCGAAGGAGGCTTGTACAAAAGTTGGAGGATCAACTTCTTTCGTGATTTGCTGCTACTTGTTAATAATGCAAGAGTGTTTTATCACAGAGGATCTTCAGAGTTTAAATTTGCTGAGCAGCTTCACCAACTCGTCAAGAAACAGATGACTACTACTCTCAAGGGACTTAGTAATAGAGATGAGATCTCAATCTCACcaccaaaagaagaagttgttgcaATCCCTTCATCAAAGCCTGTTTCTTCTAAACCAAGAATGTCTGTTCCTAATATTGTAGCTTGTCGGAAACGTAGTGCCTTGGCTGCTAAACCTTTGCTATTATTGCCTCCTGGACCAGATAAAAAGGCCAAGAAAACAGATCATGTTGTGGACTATGATGAGAAGCCGGTTTCAGACAAGGATGGTGAAGCCTCTGGGAAAGACGATGATGACTCTCTGATTGTGAAGATAATGACTAGAGGAAGAACCTCCTCGACGGGAAAAGTAGCTAACAGGAACGACAAGAACCGTGACTCCAGTTTGAATGTTGATGATAGCAAAGATAAGGTTAAGAAAactgatgaagagaagaaaggtggctcgaaaaagaaaagggcTGCGAGTTTTCTCAGGAGAATGAAAGTGGGCTCTTCGGATGACACATTGAAGCGTAGCTCTGCTGCTGATTCTTCTACTACGGGAAAAGGAGGAGGAGCGGAACAGAGGAAGAATAACAGCAACAAAGCTGATAATAAGAAAACACCGATACCAAAGATAAgacaaacaaataagaaagCAAGTCCTGTGAAGAGAAGCAATAATGGTCGAAACTCAGAAAGAGAAGCtgctccatcttcttcatcttatCCTATTCTAGCAAAGCGAAGCAGAGATGCTGGTGAAAAAGAGGAGGCGTCTTCTTATTCACCACGCTTGAAGAAACGTGCAAGGAGGTGA